Proteins encoded together in one Antennarius striatus isolate MH-2024 chromosome 13, ASM4005453v1, whole genome shotgun sequence window:
- the LOC137605866 gene encoding ras-related protein Rab-34-like: protein MLSPVKKDRKITHLPKYFCPNAALHTKDSFHPQVKAVCEAQKTGTVNYNIAKVIVVGDVAVGKTCLISRFRKGVFDKNYKATIGVDFEMERFEVLGVPFSLQLWDTAGQERFKCIASTYYRGAQAIIVVFDLSSESSLAHARQWLEDAMKENDPSSVLLFLVGTKKDLSSPEHLHQIEQEAIKLSEEIKAEYWAVSAKSGDGVKDFFFRVASLTFEASVLSELEKSGSRHGDIIRLTDNTEANHTPMKEKSKCC from the exons ATGTTGTCACCTGTGAAGAAAGACCGTAAAATTACTCACCTTCCAAAg TATTTTTGTCCCAATGCCGCGCTACACACCAAAGACAGCTTCCACCCACAGGTGAAGGCCGTCTGTGAGGCACAGAAGACAGGCACAGTCAA CTACAATATTGCCAAGGTCATTGTGGTGGGAGATGTCGCCGTTGGGAAAACCTGCCTGATCAGCAG GTTTCGTAAGGGTGTGTTTGATAAAAACTACAAAGCAACCATCGGCGTGGATTTTGAGATGGAGCGCTTTGAGGTGCTCGGTGTCCCCTTCAGTTTACAGCT GTGGGACACAGCCGGTCAGGAACGCTTCAAATGCATCGCTTCAACATATTACAGAGGAGCACAAG CCATCATAGTGGTGTTTGACTTAAGCAGTGAGAGCTCTTTGGCACACGCCAG GCAGTGGCTGGAGGACGCCATGAAGGAAAACGACCCGTCCAGCGTTCTCCTGTTCCTTGTCGGTACCAAGAAGGACCTCAGT TCACCGGAGCACTTGCACCAGATTGAGCAGGAAGCCATCAAACTGTCTGAGGAAATCAAAGCGGAGTACTGGGCCGTGTCGGCAAAGTCAG GGGATGGTGTGAAGGACTTTTTCTTCCGTGTGGCATCTCTGACTTTTGAGGCCAGCGTTTTGTCTGAGCTCGAGAAAAGTGGTTCGAGacacggtgacatcatca GACTCACAGACAACACAGAGGCCAATCACACACCCATGAAGGAGAAGTCCAAGTGCTGCTGA
- the LOC137605731 gene encoding calpain-1 catalytic subunit-like, with amino-acid sequence MTCVKMIHSLYEDGCEGSPSNPVRFKGQDYMQLKKSLLSQANKFEDETFPANSDSLGKLEDLTPEQLKEVEWLRPHDLNPDPSFIEDGTSRLDFKQGDVGNCWFLSSIGALTLHNGLVAQVVPHDQSFKNDYTGIFHFRFWRYGKWVDVVIDDLLPTRNSEPVSVSSRSQKEFWAPLLEKAYAKICGSYKDMIAGNPPEALKDFGGGVHMNYKLCKDKSDLWDVMYRAIESKTMMGCGTFTGDKGKEIYKTFGLVDGHAFAVTAVKQLEIDSDSIKLVRVWNPWGEKEWNGEWSDKSGVWNTVCDQDRDECLKQRNDGEFWMSMKDFCTYFEELDICCESPNFISGDEGEWNCSLKEGRWEKDTSAGGSDSQSGEFWTNPQYRLTVREGEEECEGAKNVLLSLLQKPDEEYRSKLKYHSIGFTIYRVPEEAPRGRLPQSLLQDEEPLKVSEFSESRELIEFHSLEPGDYLIIPCTYEPNQTGSFIITIYSKVEAEIE; translated from the exons ATGACCTGTGTGAAGATGATTCACTCCCTCTATGAAGACGGGTGTGAAGGAAGCCCCTCTAACCCCGTCAGATTTAAAGGTCAGGACTACATGCAGCTCAAGAAGTCTCTCCTCAGTCAAGCGAACAAATTTGAAGATGAAACTTTCCCAGCAAATTCAGACTCCCTGGGAAAACTTGAGGATCTCACACCTGAGCAGCTCAAAGAAGTGGAGTGGCTTAGACCGCAT gaccttaaccctgacccatcATTCATTGAGGATGGGACGTCCAGACTTGACTTCAAGCAAGGAGATGTTG GAAACTGCTGGTTTCTCTCATCTATCGGGGCGTTGACTCTCCACAACGGGCTGGTGGCACAAGTCGTGCCTCATGATCAAAGCTTCAAGAATGACTATACTGGGATATTTCACTTCAGG TTTTGGAGATATGGAAAATGGGTGGATGTTGTCATTGATGACTTGTTACCAACACGGAACAGTGAACCTGTGTCGGTTTCATCCAGGTCTCAAAAAGAGTTCTGGGCCCCCCTGCTGGAGAAGGCGTATGCCAA AATTTGTGGATCCTATAAAGACATGATTGCAGGAAACCCACCAGAAGCTTTGAAAGACTTTGGTGGGGGTGTGCACATGAACTACAAGCTGTGCAAAGACAAGTCTGACCTGTGGGATGTCATGTACAGAGCCATCGAGTCCAAAACTATGATGGGCTGTGGTACTTTTACAGGG gaCAAGGGGAAAGAGATCTACAAAACCTTTGGTCTGGTGGACGGTCATGCCTTCGCTGTGACAGCAGTCAAGCAG CTTGAGATCGACAGTGACAGTATAAAACTGGTCAGAGTCTGGAACCCCTGGGGTGAGAAAGAATGGAATGGAGAATGGAGCGACAA GTCAGGGGTCTGGAACACTGTATGCGATCAGGACCGTGATGAGTGTCTGAAGCAGCGCAATGATGGGGAATTCTG GATGAGTATGAAGGACTTTTGTACCTATTTTGAAGAACTGGACATCTGCTGCGAAAGCCCCAACTTTATAAGTGGTGATGAAGGAGAATGGAATTGTTCTCTGAAAGAAGGCCGTTGGGAAAAGGATACATCTGCAGGGGGCTCCGACAGTCAGTCAG GGGAGTTCTGGACAAATCCACAGTATCGCCTGAcggtgagggagggagaggaggagtgtGAAGGAGCCAAGAACGTCTTACTCTCTCTGCTGCAGAAGCCTGATGAAGAATATCGCAGCAAACTCAAATACCATTCCATTGGGTTTACCATCTACAGG GTGCCAGAagag GCACCAAGAGGAAGACTTCCACAGTCGCTCCTGCAAGATGAGGAGCCACTGAAGGTCAGCGAGTTCAGTGAGTCGAGAGAACTGATAGAGTTTCACAGCTTGGAGCCGGGAGACTACTTGATAATTCCTTGCACATATGAACCAAATCAGACCGGAAGTTTCATTATCACAATCTACTCCAAGGTGGAGGCTGAGATTGAGTGA